Part of the uncultured Methanobrevibacter sp. genome, TATAACTCTTGAAGAAATGATTACAAGAAAAACAAAAGAAATGATGGAAAAAAATCCAAGATTACCTGAAAATCAAGCTACTGGTATTACAGTTGGATTTATCCCTGGTTTAAAAAGATGGTGTCCAGAAGAATTTTGGGATGATGAATTTTAATCTGTTTTTAAAATAAATTCCTTAATTTTATTAGCTATATATTCATCATGACTTTTATGTGATTTAAGTAAATAATTTTCTTCTTCTACTTTATTATATTTATCAACTAATTCATTGTATTCTTCATACATGTTTTTAAGTTCTTTTTCTAAGTTTTCATTAGTTTCAAACATGTTTGCATAGCTAGTTTTAGTATTAAGATTTTCCTGTTTCAAATTATTATACTTATTGCTTATTCTTTCGTAACTGTCTTTAATACTTTTATTTTCATCTTTGATATAAGAACATTTGTTTTTAAGATTGTTATTTTCCTCTTTAATACTTGTAAATTTAGTTTTGATGTTTTCAGTTTCCTGTTTAATATTTACAAATTTGGTTTTGAGGTTTTCGTTTTCTTCAATTAATTTAGAGTGTTTTTCTTTTAAACTTTCTAATTCTTTAAGATTTAATAATAACTGTTCGTTTTCTTGTTTAAGTAAGTTAATTTCATTGAAGTCTACTTTTGGAGTGTTTTTTAATTCTGTAAGATACAGGTAATTAGCTATTTCCAGAGCACTAACTTTATCTTCTAAATTTTTGAAATTTTCAATTTCATCATGAGGAATAATTAAAACTTCTTCTTTATCTTCATAAATGTCGTCTTGTTTAGGTATTGTAATTTGAATTTGTTTTGTTGTATATTTTTTCTTTTCACCATTTTTAAGAGTCCTATTGTATTCTCTAGAGTATTTTTTTACAACACCTTTTCCAGTTTTCATATTTTATTCCTCAGTAATTAATATTATTCATTATATTGTTTAGTTATTATATTTTTTTCTAAGCTTTTCATCTTGTAATGTTAATGTTAAACCTAAACCGATTACTAGTAGAATTGTTGTAACATCCATTACTAACTTCATAGCATCTTTTAAAATAGTATTTACAATTTTTTCAGTTAAACTATTTTCATGTTTTAATTCGGTTGTGTTTACATGTCCTAATTTTTCAAGATATTCTCCACTGTGGTCTATAAAATTATCATTTTCTAAATATTGTGGTGCATAGGTATCTATTGCATCGTGAAGTCCTCCAAATGCTCCAATTATAAGAATACAACCAATTATAGCTGTACCCATTGATGTTCCTAATGTTTGGCTGGTTGTAATAAGTCCAGATGCAGTACTTTGTTTTTCTTCAGGGGTAGTATTAAGTGATATGTCTACTCCAAGTGAAATAACTAATCCTAATCCTAATCCGAAGATTGTTAATCCTGGAGCTATGTCCATAAAATGAGTATTTAATCCAAATTGGTATTTAAGTAAAAATGTAGATCCTATTGCGATTATAAATCCAATAATCATTATAATCTTATGGTTAAATTTCATAGCTAATTTTGGAGCTAATATTGCAGTTATTAATAATCCTACAGTTGCAGGGAGTAAATTTAACCCAGTTTTAAAAGCACTTAAATGCAATACACTTTGTAAGAATATGGACACTGCAAATACAGCACCTCCTAATGCTAAATTAGTTATTAAACGTATACTCATTCCTGCTCTTAAATTATGATTTTTAAGTAGACTAATATCTACTAAAGGAGTTTTACCTTTTTTCTTTTGTTTATTTTCATATATTCCAAAGCTTACAAGTAAAATAGCTGATATTACAATTAATACTAAAGTTGTTAAGTAGTGATGTTTTAAACAGAGTATTCCTAAAACAAGGACTATCAAACCACTTACACATAGGATGGATCCGATTATATCAAAGTCTTTTCTGGTAAGGTAAGGTTTAAAGTTTTTAATTTTTGATGAGAATGCAAATATAAATATAACTATTAACAGTTCGATTACAAATCCGTATCTCCAACTTAAAAAGGTAGTTACAACCCCTCCAAATAATGGTCCAATAGCTGCAGCTATTCCTGCAATTGCACTACTGATTGCTAATGCAAAAGTACGTTTATCTTCTTTATAAGTTCCACTAATGATGGAAATTGTAGCAGGAGTCATTAATGCACCACCTAATCCTTCAAGTAAGGACCAGCCAATAAATAAAGTAATTGCATTTTGACTTAAGGATGCAATTAATGCTCCAATCCCATAAATCAATGCACCAATTAAGAATATTTTTTTCTTCCCGACTATGTCTTGTAATTTAGATCCTACTAACATTAATGATGCAGTAATCAATGTATAAAAACAGATAATTATTTGTATTGTACTTAAAGAAGTGTTTAGGTCTACTACCAGTTGCGAAATACTTACATTCATAAAAGTTGAATCTAAGGTTATTATAAAAGAGGCTAATGCCACCAATATAAGTGGGAGCCATGAAGTTTCATTTTTTGTAATAGTTCTCACCAAAATTAAATTTTATATATTTACAAATTTATTTAAACTATTTAATTAATTTTTCAGTTTTCTTTTTAATTAAAACAAAAGATTAAAAAGATTGATAAATAAAATTATCTCTAAATTATAAATTTGGTGGAGTGTTAAATTGAGAGTTTTAGGTATTTGTGGGAGTCCTAGGAATAGTACAACTAATTATGTTTTAAACGAAGCATTAAATAGATTAAATGAAAATGGATTTGAAACAGATTTGGTTAGTTGTTTTGGTAAACATATTGCTCCATGTATGCATTGTGACTATTGTATGGAACATAAAAAATGCATTAATGAAGATGACATGAATGAGGTTTATAAAAAGCTCCAGCAATGTGATGGTTTAATATTGGCTACTCCTGTTCAAAGTGGTGGTGTAAGTAGTAATTTATCTGTTATTATGGATAGAACAAGAGCTTTAGAAGCTATTGATTATAATATTTTACGAGGTAAAATTGGAATGAGTATTGCAGTTGGAGGAGATAGAACCGGAGGTCAGGATTTTGCTCATTTAAAAAATATAACCTATTTCATGATTCATGGAATAATCCCTGTAAGTGGTGGGCCTTTTGGTTCTAATTTAGGTGCATCTTTTTGGTCTAAAGATTCTTTAGAAGATATAAAAAATGATGAGTATGGTTTTGATTCATTAAATAGAACATTAGTGGAATTTGAAAATTTTTTAAGAAAATATATTGATTAAAGAATTATGGATTATATTTATATAGTAAAATTGATTTATATTATTAATAGCTTTTTTATTTATTAAAAATTTTTTTATTAGGTTATGTTATGGCAAGTAAGTTAGTTAGAGGTAGTTTTATTATTTTCATAGGTAATATTATCTTTCGTATTGGAGGATATTTGTACCGTTTTTTAATGGCTGCTCTTTTAGGTCCAACTAGTTGGGGTATTTTAGCTACTACTTTACCATTTCAGGGAATTTTTCAGACATTATCTGCAGGTGGGCTTCCTCCAGCAATAGCTAAGTATGTTGCTGAATATGAAGTTGTAAATGAGCATGATATGGCCCGTAAAACGATTTATGTAGCTTTAAAAATCATGGTTTTTCTGGGAATATTTTTTGGAGTAATAATGATTTTTATAGTTGCTCCGTGGTTGGCTTATGATTATTTGGGAAAACCTGAAACACTTATTCCTTTACAAATTGTAGGTCTTATTACTCCATTTAGTGTTATCGTTGGTGCTTTTAGAGGAGCATTCCAGGGGGTATATAAGATGGAGTATATTGTTTATACTCGTGCAGTTGAACAGTTAGGAATGATTTTATTTGCAACTGCCTTTGTTTTAATTGGATTTTCTGTTACTGGAGCATTATGGGGTACTGTAATAGGTTTTGCAGCAGCTGCTGTTTCTGCAGTTTATATATTTAAATATCATATGGCAAAATATATTCCTCCCGCTAGTGAAGATTTTGAATTTACATTAAAGGATGAATTAGGTTTAGCTGGTACGTTAGTTAAATTTTCTATTCCTGTAATTGTTACAGCTATTGCTGAAATGCTTATTTATAATATTTGTACTATGGTTATGGGTAAGTTTTTAACTTTAGATGCTGTTGGATTTTTTGCAGCTGCTGATCCAATATCCAGATTACCTTTAATGATTTCTATTTCAATAGCTACAACAATTTTGCCTGC contains:
- a CDS encoding zinc ribbon domain-containing protein yields the protein MGFCNSCGRPIVKADYGTNKDGSLNEDYCKDCFQNGEFTEPDITLEEMITRKTKEMMEKNPRLPENQATGITVGFIPGLKRWCPEEFWDDEF
- a CDS encoding phosphoserine phosphatase, with the protein product MKTGKGVVKKYSREYNRTLKNGEKKKYTTKQIQITIPKQDDIYEDKEEVLIIPHDEIENFKNLEDKVSALEIANYLYLTELKNTPKVDFNEINLLKQENEQLLLNLKELESLKEKHSKLIEENENLKTKFVNIKQETENIKTKFTSIKEENNNLKNKCSYIKDENKSIKDSYERISNKYNNLKQENLNTKTSYANMFETNENLEKELKNMYEEYNELVDKYNKVEEENYLLKSHKSHDEYIANKIKEFILKTD
- a CDS encoding MFS transporter, producing the protein MVALASFIITLDSTFMNVSISQLVVDLNTSLSTIQIIICFYTLITASLMLVGSKLQDIVGKKKIFLIGALIYGIGALIASLSQNAITLFIGWSLLEGLGGALMTPATISIISGTYKEDKRTFALAISSAIAGIAAAIGPLFGGVVTTFLSWRYGFVIELLIVIFIFAFSSKIKNFKPYLTRKDFDIIGSILCVSGLIVLVLGILCLKHHYLTTLVLIVISAILLVSFGIYENKQKKKGKTPLVDISLLKNHNLRAGMSIRLITNLALGGAVFAVSIFLQSVLHLSAFKTGLNLLPATVGLLITAILAPKLAMKFNHKIIMIIGFIIAIGSTFLLKYQFGLNTHFMDIAPGLTIFGLGLGLVISLGVDISLNTTPEEKQSTASGLITTSQTLGTSMGTAIIGCILIIGAFGGLHDAIDTYAPQYLENDNFIDHSGEYLEKLGHVNTTELKHENSLTEKIVNTILKDAMKLVMDVTTILLVIGLGLTLTLQDEKLRKKYNN
- a CDS encoding flavodoxin family protein; the protein is MRVLGICGSPRNSTTNYVLNEALNRLNENGFETDLVSCFGKHIAPCMHCDYCMEHKKCINEDDMNEVYKKLQQCDGLILATPVQSGGVSSNLSVIMDRTRALEAIDYNILRGKIGMSIAVGGDRTGGQDFAHLKNITYFMIHGIIPVSGGPFGSNLGASFWSKDSLEDIKNDEYGFDSLNRTLVEFENFLRKYID
- a CDS encoding flippase, coding for MASKLVRGSFIIFIGNIIFRIGGYLYRFLMAALLGPTSWGILATTLPFQGIFQTLSAGGLPPAIAKYVAEYEVVNEHDMARKTIYVALKIMVFLGIFFGVIMIFIVAPWLAYDYLGKPETLIPLQIVGLITPFSVIVGAFRGAFQGVYKMEYIVYTRAVEQLGMILFATAFVLIGFSVTGALWGTVIGFAAAAVSAVYIFKYHMAKYIPPASEDFEFTLKDELGLAGTLVKFSIPVIVTAIAEMLIYNICTMVMGKFLTLDAVGFFAAADPISRLPLMISISIATTILPASSEAFKSGDRVALGKYVSEAYKYSLLFVVPMCIGLACFAAPILRLLYFTNPAYVAGASALAILAVGMTFYSIFSISTSIVQGIGNPRIPMYILIFGAVITAVLNWLMVPSLGIAGGAAATSIACFAMMVPILYFVFKLTKVKAPKISIFKIFIASMIMGIVACFIPKTTTWLFIGIIICIIVYFFALIFVKFFTEEDITSLKALFSKFGPLAKIMNKMLDLVEKIEFR